The following proteins are encoded in a genomic region of Pungitius pungitius chromosome 19, fPunPun2.1, whole genome shotgun sequence:
- the tnikb gene encoding TRAF2 and NCK interacting kinase b isoform X12: MASDSPARSLDEIDLSALRDPAGIFELVELVGNGTYGQVYKGRHVKTGQLAAIKVMDVTGDEEEEIKAEINMLKKYSHHRNIATYYGAFVKKNPPGVDDQLWLVMEFCGAGSITDLIKNTKGNSLKEEWIAYVCREILRGLTHLHQHKVIHRDIKGQNVLLTENAEVKLVDFGVSAQLDRTVGRRNTFIGTPYWMAPEVIACDENPDATYDFKSDLWSLGITAIEMAEGAPPLCDMHPMRALFLIPRNPAPRLKSKKWSKKFQSFIDSCLVKSHSQRPSTEQLLKHPFIRDLPNERQVRIQLKDHIDRTKKRRGERDETEYEYSGSEEEDEERDVGEPSSIINIPGESTLRRDFLRLQLANKERSELIRRQQLEQQQNEEHKRQLLAERQKRIEEQKEQRRRLEEQQRRERDMRKQQEREQRRRYEEMEQLRRDEERRHAEREQEYIRRQLEEEQRQLEILQQQLLQEQALLLEYKRKQIEEQRQAERLQRQLQQERAYLVSLQQQQQQDPARPPQDKKQLYHYKDQAPGANDKPTWAKEVEEHYKMNRQTSPALQHKVSNRISDPSLPPRSESFSSGGIQQARTPPTHRSIEPQMAHLVQVRSHGLSGSQSLYDPHGVSSSASPSPSRPPMPRQNSDPTSDTPPPPSLTRLAPPLDKLDRSSWLRQDDDMPPKVPQRTTSISPALVRKHSPGNGPGLGPRPGAHLIRASNPDLRRTDVAMETPLKRTSSGSSSSSSNPSSKGGSNERGNSAALTEGSTPSTHETKDDGRELTRPSRPASYKKAVDEDLTALAKELRELRQGEETSRPPVKVTDYSSSSEDSHSSEDEEGEGGANDGSVAVSDIPRIMPAASQGPNEAFAMTGGHNDAHHDAYGNSSQDSTLMMRERHGGRRRSSAASNGFPGNANLFPGNANLPDLVQQSASPLVSPGDASGAQYGMAGSGGSKSSFTPFVDPRVYGTSPTEDDEDEDDEDNISASALFSDEVLKHEHDLEQARLNEARKISVVNVNPTNIRPHSDTPEIRKYKKRFNSEILCAALWGVNLLVGTENGLMLLDRSGQGKVYNLINRRRFQQMDVLEGLNVLVTISGKKNKLRVYYLSWLRNRILHNDPEVEKKQGWITVGELEGCVHYKVVKYERIKFLVIALKNAVEIYAWAPKPYHKFMAFKSFTDLQHRPQLVDLTVEEGQRLKVIYGSSVGFHVIDVDSGNPYDIYIPSHIQGQVTPHAIVVLPKTDGMEMLLCYEDEGVYVNTYGRITKDVVLQWGEMPTSVAYIHSNQIMGWGEKAIEIRSVETGHLDGVFMHKRAQRLKFLSERNDKVFFASVRSGGSSQVFFMTLNRSSMMNW; this comes from the exons GACCCAGCTGGTATCTTTGAGCTGGTCGAACTGGTTGGAAATGGCACCTACGGGCAGGTCTACAAG GGTCGACATGTCAAAACGGGACAGCTCGCTGCCATCAAAGTCATGGACGTCACAGGA gatgaggaggaggagattaaAGCAGAGATCAACATGTTAAAGAAGTACAGCCACCACAGGAACATAGCGACCTACTACGGAGCCTTCGTCAAGAAGAACCCTCCCGGGGTGGACGACCAGCTCTGG CTGGTGATGGAGTTCTGCGGCGCCGGCTCGATCACCGACCTGATCAAGAACACCAAAGggaactctctgaaggaggagtGGATCGCCTACGTCTGCAGGGAGATCCTCCGG ggTCTGACCCACCTCCACCAGCACAAGGTCATCCACAGAGACATCAAGGGTCAGAACGTGCTGCTGACCGAGAACGCAGAGGTCAAACTAG TGGACTTTGGTGTGAGCGCTCAGCTGGACCGCACAGTGGGACGGAGGAACACCTTCATCGGGACGCCGTACTGGATGGCGCCCGAGGTCATCGCCTGCGACGAAAACCCCGACGCCACCTACGACTTCAAG agtGATCTGTGGTCGCTCGGTATCACAGCGATTGAGATGGCAGAGGGAGCACCAC CTTTGTGCGACATGCATCCAATGAGAGCGCTCTTCCTCATCCCCAGAAACCCCGCCCCCAGACTAAAGTCTAAGAAGTG GTCGAAGAAGTTCCAGTCCTTCATCGACAGCTGCCTGGTGAAGAGCCACAGCCAGCGGCCGAGCACCGAGCAGCTCCTCAAGCACCCCTTCATCCGGGACCTCCCCAACGAGCGGCAGGTCCGCATCCAGCTGAAGGACCACATCGACCGCAccaagaagaggaggggggagaggg aTGAGACAGAATACGAGTACAGCGGGAGTGAAGAAGAGGACGAAGAGAGAGACGTTGGAGAGCCCAG ctccatcaTCAACATCCCCGGTGAGTCCACCCTGAGGCGGGACTTCCTGCGCCTGCAGCTGGCCAACAAGGAGCGGTCGGAGCTGATCCGGCgccagcagctggagcagcagcagaacgaGGAGCACAAGCGCCAGCTGCTGGCCGAGAGGCAGAAACGCAtcgaggagcagaaggagcagaggaggcggCTGGAggag caacaGCGGCGCGAGCGGGACatgaggaagcagcaggagcggGAGCAGAGGCGGAGGTACGAGGAGATGGAGCAGCTCCGTCGggacgaggagaggaggcaCGCGGAGAGAGAGCAG GAGTATATCCGtaggcagctggaggaggagcagaggcagctggagatcctgcagcagcagctcctgcaggagcAGGCCTTACTGCTG GAGTACAAGAGGAAGCAGATCGAGGAGCAGCGGCAGGCGGAGCGGCTGCagaggcagctgcagcaggagcgcGCGTACCTGGtgtcgctgcagcagcagcagcagcaggacccgGCGCGGCCGCCGCAGGACAAGAAGCAGCTGTACCACTACAAGGACCAGGCGCCCGGCGCCAACGACAAGCCCACCTGGGCCAAGGAG gtgGAGGAGCATTATAAGATGAACAGACAGACTTCTCCTGCGTTGCAGCACAAAGTCTCCAACCGGATCTCGGACCCGTCGCTGCCCCCCCGCTCAGAGTCCTTCAGCAGCGGCGGCATCCAGCAGGCCCGGACCCCCCCGACGCACCGCTCCATCGAGCCCcag atgGCCCACCTGGTGCAGGTGAGGAGTCACGGTCTGTCCGGCTCTCAGTCCCTGTACGACCCCCACGGCGTCTCCTCCTCGGCgtcgccctccccctcccggcCTCCCATGCCCCGGCAGAACTCCGACCCCACCTCcgacacccctcctcccccgtcccTCACCCGCCTGGCGCCCCCCCTCGACAAGCTGGACCGCAGCTCCTGGCTGCGGCAGGACGACGACATGCCGCCCAAG GTTCCTCAGAGGACGACCTCCATCTCTCCCGCTTTGGTCAGAAAACACTCACCTGGAAACGGACCCGGCCTCGGGCCTCGACCCGGAGCTCACCTCATACGggccag CAACCCTGACCTGCGGAGGACcgacgttgccatggagacgccCCTGAAGAGGACGAGCAgcggcagctcctccagctccagcaaCCCGAGCTCCAAGGGAGGCTCCAACGAACGAG GTAATTCAGCCGCTCTGACCGAAGGCTCAACTCCTTCGACCCACGAGACCAAAGACGACGGCAGAGAGCTGACGCGACCCAGCAGGCCTGca AGTTATAAGAAAGCTGTAGACGAG GACCTGACGGCTCTGGCCAAGGAGCTGCGAGAGCTGCGTCAGGGCGAAGAGACCAGCCGCCCCCCCGTCAAGGTGACGGACTACTCGTCCTCCAGCGAGGACTCGCATAgcagcgaggacgaggagggggagggcggcGCCAACGACGGGTCGGTGGCGGTCAGCGACATACCGCGCATCAT GCCTGCAGCGAGTCAAGGTCCCAACGAGGCCTTCGCCATGACGGGGGGCCACAACGACGCTCACCACGACGCGTACGGAAACAGCTCCCAGGACAGCACGCTGATGATGCGTGAG agGCACGGGGGACGGAGGCGGAGCTCCGCCGCCAGCAACGGTTTCCCTGGCAACGCCAATCTGTTCCCCGGCAACGCCAATCTCCCTGATCTGGTGCAGCAAAGCGCCTCCCCCCTGGTCTCCCCAGGCGACGCCTCTGGGGCGCAA TACGGGATGGCCGGCAGCGGAGGCTCCAAGTCTTCCTTCACCCCCTTCGTAGATCCCAGGGTGTACGGGACGTCCCCCaccgaggacgacgaggacgaggacgacgaggacaaCATCTCGGCCTCAG CGCTGTTCTCCGACGAGGTGCTGAAGCACGAGCACGACCTGGAGCAGGCGAGGCTCAACGAGGCCCGGAAGATCTCCGTGGTCAACGTGAACCCCACCAACATCCGGCCGCACAGCGACACGCCGGAGATCCGCAAGTACAAGAAGCGCTTCAACTCCGAGATCCTGTGCGCCGCCTTGtggg gcgtgAACCTGCTGGTGGGCACGGAGAACGGGCTGATGTTGCTGGACCGAAGCGGTCAGGGCAAAGTTTACAACCTGATCAACCGACGGCGCTTCCAGCAGATGGACGTCCTGGAGGGGCTCAACGTCCTGGTCACCATCTCAG ggaAGAAGAACAAGCTACGTGTTTACTACCTGTCCTGGCTGAGGAACCGGATCTTACACAACGACCCCGAGGTGGAGAAGAAACAAGGCTGGATCACCGTAGGGGAGCTGGAGGGCTGCGTCCACTACAAAGTCG TGAAATACGAGAGGATTAAATTCTTGGTGATTGCTCTGAAGAACGCGGTGGAGATCTACGCCTGGGCCCCTAAACCGTATCACAAGTTCATGGCCTTCAAG tcCTTCACCGACCTGCAGCATCGCCCGCAGCTGGTCGACCTGACGGTGGAGGAGGGgcagaggttaaaggtcatctACGGATCCAGTGTCGGCTTCCATGTCATCGATGTGGACTCTGGAAACCCCTACGACATCTACATCCCCTCACAT ATTCAGGGTCAGGTGACCCCGCACGCCATCGTGGTTCTGCCCAAGACGGACGGCATGGAGATGCTGCTGTGCTACGAGGACGAGGGCGTCTACGTCAACACCTACGGACGCATCACCAAAGACGTGGTGCTGCAGTGGGGCGAGATGCCCACCTCCGTCG CATACATCCACTCCAACCAGATCATGGGTTGGGGAGAGAAGGCCATTGAGATCCGCTCCGTGGAGACGGGACACCTCGACGGAGTTTTCATGCACAAGCGAGCTCAGCGACTGAAGTTCCTGTCGGAGAGGAACGACAAG GTCTTCTTCGCCTCGGTGCGTTCCGGAGGCAGCAGCCAAGTCTTCTTCATGACCCTCAACAGAAGCTCCATGATGAACTGGtag
- the tnikb gene encoding TRAF2 and NCK interacting kinase b isoform X14: MASDSPARSLDEIDLSALRDPAGIFELVELVGNGTYGQVYKGRHVKTGQLAAIKVMDVTGDEEEEIKAEINMLKKYSHHRNIATYYGAFVKKNPPGVDDQLWLVMEFCGAGSITDLIKNTKGNSLKEEWIAYVCREILRGLTHLHQHKVIHRDIKGQNVLLTENAEVKLVDFGVSAQLDRTVGRRNTFIGTPYWMAPEVIACDENPDATYDFKSDLWSLGITAIEMAEGAPPLCDMHPMRALFLIPRNPAPRLKSKKWSKKFQSFIDSCLVKSHSQRPSTEQLLKHPFIRDLPNERQVRIQLKDHIDRTKKRRGERDETEYEYSGSEEEDEERDVGEPSSIINIPGESTLRRDFLRLQLANKERSELIRRQQLEQQQNEEHKRQLLAERQKRIEEQKEQRRRLEEQQRRERDMRKQQEREQRRRYEEMEQLRRDEERRHAEREQEYIRRQLEEEQRQLEILQQQLLQEQALLLEYKRKQIEEQRQAERLQRQLQQERAYLVSLQQQQQQDPARPPQDKKQLYHYKDQAPGANDKPTWAKEHKVSNRISDPSLPPRSESFSSGGIQQARTPPTHRSIEPQMAHLVQVRSHGLSGSQSLYDPHGVSSSASPSPSRPPMPRQNSDPTSDTPPPPSLTRLAPPLDKLDRSSWLRQDDDMPPKVPQRTTSISPALVRKHSPGNGPGLGPRPGAHLIRASNPDLRRTDVAMETPLKRTSSGSSSSSSNPSSKGGSNERGNSAALTEGSTPSTHETKDDGRELTRPSRPASYKKAVDEDLTALAKELRELRQGEETSRPPVKVTDYSSSSEDSHSSEDEEGEGGANDGSVAVSDIPRIMPAASQGPNEAFAMTGGHNDAHHDAYGNSSQDSTLMMRERHGGRRRSSAASNGFPGNANLFPGNANLPDLVQQSASPLVSPGDASGAQYGMAGSGGSKSSFTPFVDPRVYGTSPTEDDEDEDDEDNISASALFSDEVLKHEHDLEQARLNEARKISVVNVNPTNIRPHSDTPEIRKYKKRFNSEILCAALWGVNLLVGTENGLMLLDRSGQGKVYNLINRRRFQQMDVLEGLNVLVTISGKKNKLRVYYLSWLRNRILHNDPEVEKKQGWITVGELEGCVHYKVVKYERIKFLVIALKNAVEIYAWAPKPYHKFMAFKSFTDLQHRPQLVDLTVEEGQRLKVIYGSSVGFHVIDVDSGNPYDIYIPSHIQGQVTPHAIVVLPKTDGMEMLLCYEDEGVYVNTYGRITKDVVLQWGEMPTSVAYIHSNQIMGWGEKAIEIRSVETGHLDGVFMHKRAQRLKFLSERNDKVFFASVRSGGSSQVFFMTLNRSSMMNW, encoded by the exons GACCCAGCTGGTATCTTTGAGCTGGTCGAACTGGTTGGAAATGGCACCTACGGGCAGGTCTACAAG GGTCGACATGTCAAAACGGGACAGCTCGCTGCCATCAAAGTCATGGACGTCACAGGA gatgaggaggaggagattaaAGCAGAGATCAACATGTTAAAGAAGTACAGCCACCACAGGAACATAGCGACCTACTACGGAGCCTTCGTCAAGAAGAACCCTCCCGGGGTGGACGACCAGCTCTGG CTGGTGATGGAGTTCTGCGGCGCCGGCTCGATCACCGACCTGATCAAGAACACCAAAGggaactctctgaaggaggagtGGATCGCCTACGTCTGCAGGGAGATCCTCCGG ggTCTGACCCACCTCCACCAGCACAAGGTCATCCACAGAGACATCAAGGGTCAGAACGTGCTGCTGACCGAGAACGCAGAGGTCAAACTAG TGGACTTTGGTGTGAGCGCTCAGCTGGACCGCACAGTGGGACGGAGGAACACCTTCATCGGGACGCCGTACTGGATGGCGCCCGAGGTCATCGCCTGCGACGAAAACCCCGACGCCACCTACGACTTCAAG agtGATCTGTGGTCGCTCGGTATCACAGCGATTGAGATGGCAGAGGGAGCACCAC CTTTGTGCGACATGCATCCAATGAGAGCGCTCTTCCTCATCCCCAGAAACCCCGCCCCCAGACTAAAGTCTAAGAAGTG GTCGAAGAAGTTCCAGTCCTTCATCGACAGCTGCCTGGTGAAGAGCCACAGCCAGCGGCCGAGCACCGAGCAGCTCCTCAAGCACCCCTTCATCCGGGACCTCCCCAACGAGCGGCAGGTCCGCATCCAGCTGAAGGACCACATCGACCGCAccaagaagaggaggggggagaggg aTGAGACAGAATACGAGTACAGCGGGAGTGAAGAAGAGGACGAAGAGAGAGACGTTGGAGAGCCCAG ctccatcaTCAACATCCCCGGTGAGTCCACCCTGAGGCGGGACTTCCTGCGCCTGCAGCTGGCCAACAAGGAGCGGTCGGAGCTGATCCGGCgccagcagctggagcagcagcagaacgaGGAGCACAAGCGCCAGCTGCTGGCCGAGAGGCAGAAACGCAtcgaggagcagaaggagcagaggaggcggCTGGAggag caacaGCGGCGCGAGCGGGACatgaggaagcagcaggagcggGAGCAGAGGCGGAGGTACGAGGAGATGGAGCAGCTCCGTCGggacgaggagaggaggcaCGCGGAGAGAGAGCAG GAGTATATCCGtaggcagctggaggaggagcagaggcagctggagatcctgcagcagcagctcctgcaggagcAGGCCTTACTGCTG GAGTACAAGAGGAAGCAGATCGAGGAGCAGCGGCAGGCGGAGCGGCTGCagaggcagctgcagcaggagcgcGCGTACCTGGtgtcgctgcagcagcagcagcagcaggacccgGCGCGGCCGCCGCAGGACAAGAAGCAGCTGTACCACTACAAGGACCAGGCGCCCGGCGCCAACGACAAGCCCACCTGGGCCAAGGAG CACAAAGTCTCCAACCGGATCTCGGACCCGTCGCTGCCCCCCCGCTCAGAGTCCTTCAGCAGCGGCGGCATCCAGCAGGCCCGGACCCCCCCGACGCACCGCTCCATCGAGCCCcag atgGCCCACCTGGTGCAGGTGAGGAGTCACGGTCTGTCCGGCTCTCAGTCCCTGTACGACCCCCACGGCGTCTCCTCCTCGGCgtcgccctccccctcccggcCTCCCATGCCCCGGCAGAACTCCGACCCCACCTCcgacacccctcctcccccgtcccTCACCCGCCTGGCGCCCCCCCTCGACAAGCTGGACCGCAGCTCCTGGCTGCGGCAGGACGACGACATGCCGCCCAAG GTTCCTCAGAGGACGACCTCCATCTCTCCCGCTTTGGTCAGAAAACACTCACCTGGAAACGGACCCGGCCTCGGGCCTCGACCCGGAGCTCACCTCATACGggccag CAACCCTGACCTGCGGAGGACcgacgttgccatggagacgccCCTGAAGAGGACGAGCAgcggcagctcctccagctccagcaaCCCGAGCTCCAAGGGAGGCTCCAACGAACGAG GTAATTCAGCCGCTCTGACCGAAGGCTCAACTCCTTCGACCCACGAGACCAAAGACGACGGCAGAGAGCTGACGCGACCCAGCAGGCCTGca AGTTATAAGAAAGCTGTAGACGAG GACCTGACGGCTCTGGCCAAGGAGCTGCGAGAGCTGCGTCAGGGCGAAGAGACCAGCCGCCCCCCCGTCAAGGTGACGGACTACTCGTCCTCCAGCGAGGACTCGCATAgcagcgaggacgaggagggggagggcggcGCCAACGACGGGTCGGTGGCGGTCAGCGACATACCGCGCATCAT GCCTGCAGCGAGTCAAGGTCCCAACGAGGCCTTCGCCATGACGGGGGGCCACAACGACGCTCACCACGACGCGTACGGAAACAGCTCCCAGGACAGCACGCTGATGATGCGTGAG agGCACGGGGGACGGAGGCGGAGCTCCGCCGCCAGCAACGGTTTCCCTGGCAACGCCAATCTGTTCCCCGGCAACGCCAATCTCCCTGATCTGGTGCAGCAAAGCGCCTCCCCCCTGGTCTCCCCAGGCGACGCCTCTGGGGCGCAA TACGGGATGGCCGGCAGCGGAGGCTCCAAGTCTTCCTTCACCCCCTTCGTAGATCCCAGGGTGTACGGGACGTCCCCCaccgaggacgacgaggacgaggacgacgaggacaaCATCTCGGCCTCAG CGCTGTTCTCCGACGAGGTGCTGAAGCACGAGCACGACCTGGAGCAGGCGAGGCTCAACGAGGCCCGGAAGATCTCCGTGGTCAACGTGAACCCCACCAACATCCGGCCGCACAGCGACACGCCGGAGATCCGCAAGTACAAGAAGCGCTTCAACTCCGAGATCCTGTGCGCCGCCTTGtggg gcgtgAACCTGCTGGTGGGCACGGAGAACGGGCTGATGTTGCTGGACCGAAGCGGTCAGGGCAAAGTTTACAACCTGATCAACCGACGGCGCTTCCAGCAGATGGACGTCCTGGAGGGGCTCAACGTCCTGGTCACCATCTCAG ggaAGAAGAACAAGCTACGTGTTTACTACCTGTCCTGGCTGAGGAACCGGATCTTACACAACGACCCCGAGGTGGAGAAGAAACAAGGCTGGATCACCGTAGGGGAGCTGGAGGGCTGCGTCCACTACAAAGTCG TGAAATACGAGAGGATTAAATTCTTGGTGATTGCTCTGAAGAACGCGGTGGAGATCTACGCCTGGGCCCCTAAACCGTATCACAAGTTCATGGCCTTCAAG tcCTTCACCGACCTGCAGCATCGCCCGCAGCTGGTCGACCTGACGGTGGAGGAGGGgcagaggttaaaggtcatctACGGATCCAGTGTCGGCTTCCATGTCATCGATGTGGACTCTGGAAACCCCTACGACATCTACATCCCCTCACAT ATTCAGGGTCAGGTGACCCCGCACGCCATCGTGGTTCTGCCCAAGACGGACGGCATGGAGATGCTGCTGTGCTACGAGGACGAGGGCGTCTACGTCAACACCTACGGACGCATCACCAAAGACGTGGTGCTGCAGTGGGGCGAGATGCCCACCTCCGTCG CATACATCCACTCCAACCAGATCATGGGTTGGGGAGAGAAGGCCATTGAGATCCGCTCCGTGGAGACGGGACACCTCGACGGAGTTTTCATGCACAAGCGAGCTCAGCGACTGAAGTTCCTGTCGGAGAGGAACGACAAG GTCTTCTTCGCCTCGGTGCGTTCCGGAGGCAGCAGCCAAGTCTTCTTCATGACCCTCAACAGAAGCTCCATGATGAACTGGtag